A stretch of DNA from Orcinus orca chromosome 3, mOrcOrc1.1, whole genome shotgun sequence:
ATTCATAATGTCAAATACAATTGGTTTCTACAATATTGATTTCAGAGAagcagttttctatttttctgaaggTTCAATGTGACTGCCTTAATTCTTGAATCTTAATTCTTAATTAAGATGGAATTCTTGAATGTCAGTGACAAAGTCTttaacaaaagattttttaaCAAAAGGTAAACGTGAAAATGGAATTGTTTCAAAAGGAGAAATGACAGTAAGAGAGAGCTCTTGGCTTTTTAAAAGAGGTACACATACATAGTAAGGAATAAAGGTGAATCAAAATACACAATTCTGTACATGACAGAAATATCCAATGTGCCACCAACATAACAACTGCCCTAAAAAAGATGTCTTGAGGTTTGGAGCCACACGTATCTTTCTTTATATAACTCTATATTTGCATCACGCAACCATACATCTTCCCATGATCTGCTAACCGCTGGGAAGCTTTTTACCAGAATATTTGGCAATATGCTTTGCTTCAAATAAAACAAGCCTCATAAAACATTAGCATTAATGTCTGACAACTGAATTGGGCAAAGTCTTTCTGAAATATGTGTaatctttaaaacattattttttttcttcataaatcaGCAGTGCTCCATCTTCAAATAAATCACGAGCAGTCACAATCTCAACTCACATGCTCATATGTTCTCTTCATCTAACATTTTGTTGATGCCATCACACAGTTTTTGTAAGTGGGGTTTAAAACTTCCGAAGGGATTATACAAGGCAGCCAAGAAATCACAATCTGAAAAATGATCAAAGACATTATTAACCCGTCCATGTGACTTGGCGGTGAGGTGACGCTGGATGACCTGGTGGAGCATCTCTCTACACTCATTTAACAGCCTGGATAACACATTCCGGTCAAAGGTGAAATCCACCTGATGGAAACTGACCACGGTCATAGCAAGTTGATGAACTTTCTTCTTGAATTTCTCCATCAGTGCCAGCTCATCTTGGTTAAACTGATTATTCCTGTAAAGAATGGCCAGCTTGATGACTGTTTTGATGAGGTTTTTGATGatcttctctgcctccttcttgTTCTGGGTGTACTCCTTGGTCACCCTGTAGAGCTCATCCAGCACTTCGCTGCTCGTGTCATCGATTAAGGTGGTAGCGACGGATTTGGACGCCATTTTACCCAAGATCTTCTTTTGTGCCTGAACGGCCAGGTTTTTGGAATTAAAGACATCTGTGGCCACTAAAAacaaaggggaggaggaggataaaaattcagtaaatatcAGCAAGAGAAGCAAATTAAAAATCTCATTGGAAGGAGtattttccttcccattttcccACTCTACGGTTTGCCTCCCATCTACTGACATTAGTTTCTGTtcagaaaagaactaaaataattttcctaCATTTTGGGGAATTAGGTTCTCATTGGTGAAATTAATGGGTGGTTGTGCATAATCTTTAAGGTTTTTTGGCAATTCAAGTGTTTTACACCTTCTGCTTTGTAGCCAATACATTGTTTAGCAGTTTAaggactctgggggtgggggagggataaatcaggagcttgggattaacatatacaccccactatatataaaatagataaccaacaaggacccactgtatagcacagggaactctactcagtattccataataatatgggaaaaaaatctgaaaaggaattaatatatgtctatgtataactgagtcactttgctgcacacctggaactaacactgtaaatcaactatactccaataaaatttttaaaaatgctaaaattaaaaaaaacaagttaaaaaaaacaaaaaacgagtTAAAGGGCTCTGATTATAAAGATAGTATGTCTCAAGAGGCAGtaagtttttctgttatttttccctagttttaattttataagaattaCATAAGGAATATAAAATCAACTCTACAATAGTTCTCTGAGCAACAGTAACCAAGAATGATTTATAGAAACCCATTTAAATGTAAGAGGAATAAATGACAAAGCCGTGATATTGAGTAAATTGACAAATTCATGGAAGCTAATCAAAAGGAAAGCCCTGCTTTATAGTCCAAAATTTGCAAAAAGTCAAATTTCCCAAGACATTGGTCAGCATTTACCAGTTTGATCAACCTAACCACCCTGAATTTCAACTCCCCGAAGCTGAGTGTTGGAAAGAAATATTCCTTGGAGAGCTTATTGTCACTTGCTATTTCTAATGAATGGCCATTGTGACCTTTAAATTTTTCTACGATTtgagaaaaaaaaccctactgtATGAACTAATGAAACGTGCCACATGAACAACATACTTTGAAAAAGCAGATGCTTAGAGTTCACTTTTGAACTCACTGAttaaattttcataatttaattaGAGATTTAAGACACAAAAAATAAGagctgtatatattaaatattaatgagACCCTACGTGATGCTCTTAACTTACAGCCAGTCAgtgaagatgctcaataaatgttcattcccTAAACCAAGTTTAGTTTTTCTCCAAAATCCTCTCCCACTCTGCGTATACTGCTTCACTACAACTGtgctttctccctcttctcctagGTGCCTGGGTGTTGGAAAGCAGTCATTCAGTAATGAAAGATGAAAGGCTTAAAAATACAGATATGTAGGAATGAGTCAGGGCATCACTGatattattagaaataattaCGAAATTATTTCTAGTTTGGACAGGTTGGCaacattagaaaacaaaaaggtaGCCGCTCCCAAATCCAGGCTGGGAAGGTACATAAGAGATTAACTCCCTCAATGTGGAACTGCCATGTCAGATTTGAAATTTGGGCCAAAGTAGCTCATGGTATATGGTACAGGTAGCCGCCAAGTGATTCCTAATGACCAGGATGTCATTCAGAACTGTACACGGCCATACACCCTGCAAGAAAATCTTGATCGAACTAGAAATGGTGCCCTCACAAATGCTGATATTTAAACTTGTGAAACATGaactgaaactgcagaagaactgaaattgattttgagaaagaaaaggaaagtgaaagagCACGAGAAATAGCCAACTTGACAAAGAGAGTTTCCAAGCTTTTTAATACTTTCATCATTTAAGCAGCAGTCCATTTCTATTCCTACTCTTCAATAGTTTGCAAGAGTGTATGGCTTTACACGAAAGAATTTATGTCAAAATGAACGGCACACGTGTAGTTACTTAATATTAATATTACCATATTAAGACCAGGGACCATCTTCCACGACTCAACTTAAGACACAGACctctacaaataataaacctTATTTATATAGGAAGGGATACCCCCAAATTTTCAGATACACAGTAACCAACTAGGATT
This window harbors:
- the TNFAIP8 gene encoding tumor necrosis factor alpha-induced protein 8 isoform X3; the encoded protein is MASKSVATTLIDDTSSEVLDELYRVTKEYTQNKKEAEKIIKNLIKTVIKLAILYRNNQFNQDELALMEKFKKKVHQLAMTVVSFHQVDFTFDRNVLSRLLNECREMLHQVIQRHLTAKSHGRVNNVFDHFSDCDFLAALYNPFGSFKPHLQKLCDGINKMLDEENI
- the TNFAIP8 gene encoding tumor necrosis factor alpha-induced protein 8 isoform X5 gives rise to the protein MATDVFNSKNLAVQAQKKILGKMASKSVATTLIDDTSSEVLDELYRVTKEYTQNKKEAEKIIKNLIKTVIKLAILYRNNQFNQDELALMEKFKKKVHQLAMTVVSFHQVDFTFDRNVLSRLLNECREMLHQVIQRHLTAKSHGRVNNVFDHFSDCDFLAALYNPFGSFKPHLQKLCDGINKMLDEENI
- the TNFAIP8 gene encoding tumor necrosis factor alpha-induced protein 8 isoform X4, whose amino-acid sequence is MLKLLATDVFNSKNLAVQAQKKILGKMASKSVATTLIDDTSSEVLDELYRVTKEYTQNKKEAEKIIKNLIKTVIKLAILYRNNQFNQDELALMEKFKKKVHQLAMTVVSFHQVDFTFDRNVLSRLLNECREMLHQVIQRHLTAKSHGRVNNVFDHFSDCDFLAALYNPFGSFKPHLQKLCDGINKMLDEENI
- the TNFAIP8 gene encoding tumor necrosis factor alpha-induced protein 8 isoform X1; amino-acid sequence: MSAAVASATAYPDTMHSEAEESKEVATDVFNSKNLAVQAQKKILGKMASKSVATTLIDDTSSEVLDELYRVTKEYTQNKKEAEKIIKNLIKTVIKLAILYRNNQFNQDELALMEKFKKKVHQLAMTVVSFHQVDFTFDRNVLSRLLNECREMLHQVIQRHLTAKSHGRVNNVFDHFSDCDFLAALYNPFGSFKPHLQKLCDGINKMLDEENI
- the TNFAIP8 gene encoding tumor necrosis factor alpha-induced protein 8 isoform X2 produces the protein MLLLFQRLNRAGLKQVATDVFNSKNLAVQAQKKILGKMASKSVATTLIDDTSSEVLDELYRVTKEYTQNKKEAEKIIKNLIKTVIKLAILYRNNQFNQDELALMEKFKKKVHQLAMTVVSFHQVDFTFDRNVLSRLLNECREMLHQVIQRHLTAKSHGRVNNVFDHFSDCDFLAALYNPFGSFKPHLQKLCDGINKMLDEENI